Genomic DNA from Candidatus Zymogenus saltonus:
GACGATCGGATCGATCACCTCCCGTTGGGCGATCTCCTGAAGGTCGAGCCTCTCCTCCATCCTGAGGCCTATCCTGCCGGAGATGAGGAGGACCGGGCTCCCGGCCATCCTTGCGTTGGCGACGCCGGTCAGCGCATTGGTGAAGCCGGGCCCCGCGGTGACTAAGGCCACGCCGACCTCGCCGGTGAGCCTGGCGTAGGCGTCCGCCATGAAGACCGCCGCCTGTTCGTGCCTCGTGTCAACCAATTTTATATCGGAATCCATGAGGTGCTGGTATATCGGCGCTATATGGCCGCCGCTTAAGGTGAAGATATATTTTACGCCCTTCTTCTCGAGGGCTCTTACCACGAGCTCTCCCCCGGTGACCATCCTTTCATCGCTGTTTAAGTTTGCGCTTTCTATTGCCATTTTTCCCTCCGCTTTTATATCTATAGCTATATCTAAATCAAATTTTTTACAGCTCCATGAGCTGGCCGCCGTCTATGTTGATCGCCTGGCCCGTAATGTAGCGGGCCTCATTGGAAAGCAGGAAGGCGACGAGGTCGGCGACCTCTTCGGTCGTGCCGATCCTTCTTAACGGTATCGACTCCTTCTCGTCGGAGATTATCTTGTCCATATCCTTGTTGAGCACCTTCGATTCCAGCTCCCAGCCCCACCGCTCGAGGTCGGTGTCTATCTGCCCGGGACAGATGGCGTTCGCCCTTATCCCGGTGTGGCAGACCTCCTGGGCGAGGACCTTCGTGAGCATTATAACCGCCGCCTTCGAGATGCAGTATGCGCCAACGAAGGCCCTGGGCCTTTTGCCCGCCCTCGACGCGGTGTTGACTATGGCGGCTCCCTCTCTGGTCATCAACGGGAGCATATGTCTTATGACGTAGAGGGTGCCGTTAAGCGTTATGTTGATGGTCTTGTGCCACATCTCGAGGTCCATGTACTGGAGGTACTGAGGGGAGGGCGCCGCGCCGGCGTTGTTGACGAGG
This window encodes:
- a CDS encoding SDR family oxidoreductase, whose product is MYDFNGKVALVTGSGKKSGIGFGIAKKLSEYGATVIISDVCKDIGAKDYTRIGTEEELMGLAGEIGGRGLVIDVVDTDTIASAASYIKKEFGHLDFLVNNAGAAPSPQYLQYMDLEMWHKTINITLNGTLYVIRHMLPLMTREGAAIVNTASRAGKRPRAFVGAYCISKAAVIMLTKVLAQEVCHTGIRANAICPGQIDTDLERWGWELESKVLNKDMDKIISDEKESIPLRRIGTTEEVADLVAFLLSNEARYITGQAINIDGGQLMEL